In Solanum lycopersicum chromosome 5, SLM_r2.1, the following are encoded in one genomic region:
- the LOC101249266 gene encoding uncharacterized protein, with product MSDWGPVLIAVVLFVLLSPGLLFQLPGRHKIVEFGNMQTSGLSVLVHTVLYFALITVFLIAIGVHIHTG from the coding sequence ATGTCTGATTGGGGGCCAGTATTGATAGCAGTGGTGTTATTTGTACTATTGAGTCCAGGTTTATTATTTCAATTGCCTGGTAGACACAAAATAGTTGAGTTTGGGAATATGCAAACTAGTGGACTCTCTGTACTTGTTCACACTGTCCTCTATTTTGCACTCATTACTGTCTTCCTTATTGCTATTGGAGTTCACATCCATACTGGCTAG
- the LOC101249549 gene encoding uncharacterized protein isoform X3, with product MMRSQQDQQSKLLYELSTLIFNILRSPTTPFEFSDQSPVIQRSTQLPTVRPMQQITPAGFASLLLGISMALMLCGSVTFFIGFFMMPWIIVFVMLLYLAGIVSVLSMIGRAIFCPMSSSQSHSQRAEVWPGELDRNECKSFISRKNENWKRVKYCETI from the exons ATGATGAGAAGTCAACAGGATCAACAATCAAAGCTTCTTTATGAGCTTTCTACTTTGATTTTCAATATCCTCCGATCTCCAACTACGCCCTTTGAGTTTTCCGATCAGTCACCGGTTATCCAACGCAGTACACAGTTGCCGACTGTGAGGCCGATGCAGCAGATTACTCCTGCCGGCTTTGCTTCCTTGCTTCTCGGTATTTCTATGGCTTTGATGCTATGTGGATCTGTAACCTTCTTCATTGGATTTTTCATGATGCCTTGGATTATTGTGTTCGTTATGCTTTTGTATCTAGCTGGAATTGTTTCTGTTTTGTCAATGATTGGACGAGCGATTTTCTGCCCTATGTCTTCATCACAATCGCATAGTCAAC GTGCGGAGGTTTGGCCGGGAGAATTGGACAGGAATGAATGTAAAAGCTTTATTTCTCGAAAGAATGAAAATTGGAAG CGTGTAAAATATTGTGAAACAATTTAA
- the LOC101249549 gene encoding uncharacterized protein isoform X2 has protein sequence MMRSQQDQQSKLLYELSTLIFNILRSPTTPFEFSDQSPVIQRSTQLPTVRPMQQITPAGFASLLLGISMALMLCGSVTFFIGFFMMPWIIVFVMLLYLAGIVSVLSMIGRAIFCPMSSSQSHSQRISSYKLNSLMMKSGAEVWPGELDRNECKSFISRKNENWKRVKYCETI, from the exons ATGATGAGAAGTCAACAGGATCAACAATCAAAGCTTCTTTATGAGCTTTCTACTTTGATTTTCAATATCCTCCGATCTCCAACTACGCCCTTTGAGTTTTCCGATCAGTCACCGGTTATCCAACGCAGTACACAGTTGCCGACTGTGAGGCCGATGCAGCAGATTACTCCTGCCGGCTTTGCTTCCTTGCTTCTCGGTATTTCTATGGCTTTGATGCTATGTGGATCTGTAACCTTCTTCATTGGATTTTTCATGATGCCTTGGATTATTGTGTTCGTTATGCTTTTGTATCTAGCTGGAATTGTTTCTGTTTTGTCAATGATTGGACGAGCGATTTTCTGCCCTATGTCTTCATCACAATCGCATAGTCAAC GTATCAGCTCATATAAGTTAAACTCCTTAATGATGAAATCAG GTGCGGAGGTTTGGCCGGGAGAATTGGACAGGAATGAATGTAAAAGCTTTATTTCTCGAAAGAATGAAAATTGGAAG CGTGTAAAATATTGTGAAACAATTTAA
- the LOC101249549 gene encoding uncharacterized protein isoform X1, whose translation MMRSQQDQQSKLLYELSTLIFNILRSPTTPFEFSDQSPVIQRSTQLPTVRPMQQITPAGFASLLLGISMALMLCGSVTFFIGFFMMPWIIVFVMLLYLAGIVSVLSMIGRAIFCPMSSSQSHSQRYLLGISSYKLNSLMMKSGAEVWPGELDRNECKSFISRKNENWKRVKYCETI comes from the exons ATGATGAGAAGTCAACAGGATCAACAATCAAAGCTTCTTTATGAGCTTTCTACTTTGATTTTCAATATCCTCCGATCTCCAACTACGCCCTTTGAGTTTTCCGATCAGTCACCGGTTATCCAACGCAGTACACAGTTGCCGACTGTGAGGCCGATGCAGCAGATTACTCCTGCCGGCTTTGCTTCCTTGCTTCTCGGTATTTCTATGGCTTTGATGCTATGTGGATCTGTAACCTTCTTCATTGGATTTTTCATGATGCCTTGGATTATTGTGTTCGTTATGCTTTTGTATCTAGCTGGAATTGTTTCTGTTTTGTCAATGATTGGACGAGCGATTTTCTGCCCTATGTCTTCATCACAATCGCATAGTCAAC GTTATTTGCTAGGTATCAGCTCATATAAGTTAAACTCCTTAATGATGAAATCAG GTGCGGAGGTTTGGCCGGGAGAATTGGACAGGAATGAATGTAAAAGCTTTATTTCTCGAAAGAATGAAAATTGGAAG CGTGTAAAATATTGTGAAACAATTTAA
- the LOC101249549 gene encoding uncharacterized protein isoform X4 yields MMRSQQDQQSKLLYELSTLIFNILRSPTTPFEFSDQSPVIQRSTQLPTVRPMQQITPAGFASLLLGISMALMLCGSVTFFIGFFMMPWIIVFVMLLYLAGIVSVLSMIGRAIFCPMSSSQSHSQRYLLGISSYKLNSLMMKSACKIL; encoded by the exons ATGATGAGAAGTCAACAGGATCAACAATCAAAGCTTCTTTATGAGCTTTCTACTTTGATTTTCAATATCCTCCGATCTCCAACTACGCCCTTTGAGTTTTCCGATCAGTCACCGGTTATCCAACGCAGTACACAGTTGCCGACTGTGAGGCCGATGCAGCAGATTACTCCTGCCGGCTTTGCTTCCTTGCTTCTCGGTATTTCTATGGCTTTGATGCTATGTGGATCTGTAACCTTCTTCATTGGATTTTTCATGATGCCTTGGATTATTGTGTTCGTTATGCTTTTGTATCTAGCTGGAATTGTTTCTGTTTTGTCAATGATTGGACGAGCGATTTTCTGCCCTATGTCTTCATCACAATCGCATAGTCAAC GTTATTTGCTAGGTATCAGCTCATATAAGTTAAACTCCTTAATGATGAAATCAG CGTGTAAAATATTGTGA
- the LOC101249549 gene encoding uncharacterized protein isoform X5 gives MMRSQQDQQSKLLYELSTLIFNILRSPTTPFEFSDQSPVIQRSTQLPTVRPMQQITPAGFASLLLGISMALMLCGSVTFFIGFFMMPWIIVFVMLLYLAGIVSVLSMIGRAIFCPMSSSQSHSQRISSYKLNSLMMKSACKIL, from the exons ATGATGAGAAGTCAACAGGATCAACAATCAAAGCTTCTTTATGAGCTTTCTACTTTGATTTTCAATATCCTCCGATCTCCAACTACGCCCTTTGAGTTTTCCGATCAGTCACCGGTTATCCAACGCAGTACACAGTTGCCGACTGTGAGGCCGATGCAGCAGATTACTCCTGCCGGCTTTGCTTCCTTGCTTCTCGGTATTTCTATGGCTTTGATGCTATGTGGATCTGTAACCTTCTTCATTGGATTTTTCATGATGCCTTGGATTATTGTGTTCGTTATGCTTTTGTATCTAGCTGGAATTGTTTCTGTTTTGTCAATGATTGGACGAGCGATTTTCTGCCCTATGTCTTCATCACAATCGCATAGTCAAC GTATCAGCTCATATAAGTTAAACTCCTTAATGATGAAATCAG CGTGTAAAATATTGTGA